A section of the Devosia rhizoryzae genome encodes:
- a CDS encoding glutathione S-transferase family protein, whose product MVRVLGRVTSINVRKVLWALDEIGESYLREDWGLPGRDPKVPEFLALNPNGQVPVLIEDDGSVLWESNGLLVYLAQTRGALLPEDRRALGLALQWLGWQASELNPSWGYVVPGLLRRMPGYDDPDKIREAIGRWTGTMGILDRELEKGRPFLAGDVFSVADIAVGLSCHRWFKTPFEKREFPAVRDYYERLRGREAGARWMPEDYG is encoded by the coding sequence ATGGTTCGCGTGCTGGGCCGGGTGACGTCGATCAATGTGCGCAAGGTGCTTTGGGCGCTGGACGAGATCGGCGAGTCTTATTTGCGGGAGGATTGGGGATTGCCGGGGCGTGATCCGAAGGTGCCGGAGTTTTTGGCGCTGAACCCGAACGGGCAGGTTCCGGTGCTGATCGAGGACGACGGCAGCGTGCTCTGGGAGAGCAATGGGCTGCTGGTTTATCTGGCGCAGACGCGGGGTGCGCTGTTGCCGGAGGATCGGCGTGCGCTGGGGCTGGCGCTGCAATGGCTGGGCTGGCAGGCGAGCGAACTCAATCCATCCTGGGGCTATGTCGTGCCGGGATTGTTGCGGCGGATGCCGGGCTACGATGATCCGGACAAGATCAGGGAGGCGATCGGGCGCTGGACGGGGACGATGGGAATTTTGGACCGGGAGCTCGAAAAGGGGCGGCCGTTTTTGGCGGGCGATGTGTTTTCAGTGGCAGATATCGCGGTGGGCCTGAGTTGTCACCGCTGGTTCAAGACGCCGTTCGAGAAGCGGGAATTTCCGGCGGTGCGAGATTATTACGAGCGCTTGCGCGGGCGAGAGGCAGGGGCGCGCTGGATGCCGGAGGACTATGGGTGA
- the sciP gene encoding CtrA inhibitor SciP: MTVQMRPRVKYVIGPDGSPLTIADLPPANTRRWVIRRKAEVVAAVRGGLLSLEEACERYTLSVDEFLNWQAAIDKHGLAGLRTTWIQHYREG; encoded by the coding sequence ATGACCGTCCAGATGCGTCCACGCGTGAAGTACGTTATCGGCCCGGATGGAAGTCCGCTGACGATCGCGGATCTCCCGCCAGCCAATACCCGCCGGTGGGTTATCCGGCGCAAGGCCGAAGTCGTTGCCGCAGTCCGCGGTGGCCTCCTCAGCCTTGAAGAAGCCTGCGAGCGCTACACGCTCAGTGTCGACGAATTCCTCAACTGGCAGGCCGCCATCGACAAACACGGCCTTGCCGGACTGCGGACAACGTGGATCCAGCATTACCGCGAGGGCTAA
- a CDS encoding flagellar hook assembly protein FlgD: MAIDSVGGAANTSGVSNLSRSTIADNFDTFLSILTTQLKNQNPLDPLDTNQFTQQLVQFTGVEQQLKTNDFLEALLLNTQNGFRADAVSYIGKQVTASGKTGELKDGGAMWAYTADANVANATVTIKDAKGNTVYTENGALNQGPGNFLWDGMGSDGNKKPDGVYTIEIKGTNLSGKEVAVSTSSIGTVTAVDFSGTEPMLTVGKNKVALSDVTDVRLQAATTPATGSGS, translated from the coding sequence ATGGCCATCGATAGCGTCGGCGGCGCCGCAAATACATCCGGCGTCAGCAATCTCTCCCGCTCCACCATTGCCGACAATTTCGACACCTTCCTGTCGATCCTGACGACGCAGCTCAAGAACCAGAACCCGCTCGATCCGCTCGACACCAACCAGTTCACCCAGCAGCTGGTGCAGTTCACCGGCGTCGAGCAGCAACTTAAGACCAACGACTTCCTCGAAGCGCTATTGCTCAATACCCAAAACGGTTTCCGCGCCGATGCCGTGAGCTATATCGGCAAACAGGTCACCGCTTCCGGCAAGACCGGCGAACTCAAGGACGGCGGGGCCATGTGGGCCTATACCGCCGATGCCAACGTCGCCAACGCCACCGTCACCATCAAGGACGCCAAGGGCAACACTGTCTATACCGAAAACGGTGCACTCAATCAGGGCCCGGGCAATTTCCTCTGGGACGGCATGGGCTCGGACGGCAACAAGAAGCCGGATGGGGTTTATACGATCGAGATCAAGGGCACCAACCTTTCGGGCAAGGAAGTGGCGGTCTCCACGTCCTCCATCGGCACCGTCACCGCCGTGGATTTCTCCGGCACCGAGCCCATGCTCACGGTCGGCAAGAACAAGGTCGCCTTGTCCGACGTCACCGACGTCCGCCTGCAGGCCGCCACCACCCCGGCCACCGGCTCCGGCAGCTAA